A genomic region of Oceanococcus atlanticus contains the following coding sequences:
- the trmB gene encoding tRNA (guanosine(46)-N7)-methyltransferase TrmB: MSVFADKPVHQPGPPRTYVRREGRLTDGQKRALSELLPQFTYPEDGRAPGEVFGREAPRVLEIGFGNGESLAAQAGKHRDQDFIGLEVHRPGVGYLLQAVEADKLSNVRVSSSDALLFLDQALPQASIDRVQVFFPDPWPKKRHHKRRIVRPDALDKIARVMKPGAVLALATDWDNYAEQMMEVLSAHPAFENCHGDAQFAPRAERIVTRFERRAHRLGHTIHDLAFSRR, translated from the coding sequence ATGAGCGTATTCGCTGACAAACCGGTCCACCAGCCCGGCCCGCCGCGCACCTATGTGCGCCGCGAAGGCCGCCTGACCGATGGCCAGAAGCGCGCGCTCAGCGAGCTGCTGCCGCAATTCACCTACCCCGAAGATGGCCGCGCCCCGGGCGAGGTGTTCGGCCGCGAGGCCCCGCGCGTGCTGGAAATCGGCTTCGGCAATGGTGAAAGCCTGGCTGCACAGGCAGGCAAGCACCGCGATCAGGATTTCATCGGCCTGGAGGTGCACCGCCCCGGGGTTGGCTACCTGCTGCAGGCGGTTGAGGCCGACAAACTGAGCAATGTCAGGGTCAGCAGCAGCGATGCACTGTTGTTCCTGGATCAGGCCCTGCCACAGGCGAGCATTGATCGCGTGCAGGTGTTCTTTCCCGACCCATGGCCGAAAAAACGCCACCACAAGCGCCGCATCGTGCGCCCGGATGCGCTGGACAAAATCGCCCGCGTGATGAAGCCCGGTGCAGTCCTCGCCCTGGCCACGGACTGGGACAACTACGCCGAGCAGATGATGGAGGTCCTCAGCGCCCACCCGGCATTTGAAAACTGCCATGGTGATGCACAGTTTGCGCCGCGCGCTGAGCGTATCGTGACCCGCTTCGAGCGACGCGCCCACCGCTTGGGGCATACAATCCACGATCTGGCTTTCTCCCGAAGGTAA
- a CDS encoding thiazole synthase: MSQDTLTIAGRQYASRLLVGTGKYKDFDETGRAIAASGAEIVTVALRRTNLGQNPDEPNLLDVIPPEQYTILPNTAGCYTTEDAVRTCRLARELLDDHRLVKLEVLGDQKTLYPDVPATLEAAEILVKDGFEVMVYTSDDPIIAKRLEEMGCVAVMPLAAPIGSGLGIQNKYNILTIIENANVPILVDAGVGTASDAALAMELGCDGVLMNTAIAEAKDPILMAQAMKHGIIAGRHAFLAGRMPRRRFASASSPLSGLID, translated from the coding sequence ATGAGTCAGGACACGCTCACCATCGCCGGCCGGCAGTACGCCTCGCGCCTGCTGGTCGGAACCGGAAAATACAAGGACTTTGACGAAACCGGCCGGGCCATTGCCGCCAGCGGCGCCGAGATCGTCACCGTCGCCTTGCGGCGTACCAACCTGGGCCAGAATCCGGATGAGCCCAATCTGCTGGATGTGATCCCGCCCGAGCAGTACACCATCCTGCCCAACACGGCTGGCTGCTACACCACCGAAGATGCCGTGCGCACGTGCCGCCTGGCGCGTGAACTGCTGGATGACCACCGCCTGGTCAAGCTGGAAGTGCTGGGCGATCAGAAAACCCTGTACCCGGATGTGCCCGCCACGCTGGAAGCCGCCGAGATTCTGGTCAAGGACGGTTTTGAGGTGATGGTCTATACCAGCGACGACCCGATCATTGCCAAGCGCCTGGAAGAGATGGGTTGCGTCGCAGTCATGCCGCTGGCCGCACCGATCGGCTCCGGGCTGGGCATTCAGAACAAGTACAACATTCTGACCATCATCGAGAACGCCAATGTACCGATTCTGGTCGATGCCGGGGTCGGCACCGCATCAGATGCCGCACTGGCGATGGAGCTGGGCTGCGACGGTGTGCTGATGAACACCGCCATCGCCGAAGCCAAGGACCCGATCCTCATGGCTCAGGCGATGAAACACGGCATCATCGCCGGGCGCCACGCATTTCTCGCCGGACGCATGCCGCGGCGCCGTTTCGCCTCGGCCTCATCGCCCTTAAGCGGCCTGATTGACTGA
- the thiS gene encoding sulfur carrier protein ThiS, whose protein sequence is MSHTPHIVVNGDPQPWQDGETLASLIEKLGLSGKRIAVEVNQDIIPRARHAQHALVAGDRIEIIQAIGGG, encoded by the coding sequence ATGAGTCACACTCCGCACATCGTGGTCAACGGCGATCCGCAGCCCTGGCAGGATGGCGAAACCTTGGCCAGCCTGATCGAAAAGCTCGGATTGAGCGGCAAGCGCATCGCCGTGGAGGTCAACCAGGACATCATTCCGCGGGCCCGCCATGCGCAGCACGCGCTGGTCGCGGGTGACCGGATCGAGATCATTCAGGCCATCGGCGGCGGCTGA
- a CDS encoding AsmA family protein: MSSVPFALLGLCMSPFLKKLLFVLLALVVLLGGALAVVAFTFDPNDYKDDIQAQVKKHTGRDLTLSGPLELSVFPWLGVEANALALSNAAGFDDPEFARIEHLEARLRLLPLLKGQVELGKIALHGLVLNLQRKADGSSNWDDLAGADEAEPTEPDDPVEVRGEVDVQDLSIAGLELFDARLQWRDGDQVTVVEGLNLETGPIRLGEPSTLALSVMLTLADKTQLELKAQTDWQFELDGPFARVDQFSATASARGDAVPGGEQQIALALSAAYNGKTQTAAVSDGELRFVDQLVTFSAQLDELSSAQKAKFDLKGSNVDVRRMAKALDVALPEESGHWPNLNFALQADASLGNDRVEATTLDIGFGELKLTAKAALASIANQTGSGSISLKPLDLHAYLAALGYPVGAPKSAGPTRLDMTYAIAPDRISIEKISGQLAGEALSGKASVAQFDKPQLRANLDLAGLTVSDWVGGEDASEKDSGASSSSAGDLNSMEVPMDWARDLNLTARVQISRLNAYGVKFRDVRWTADARPGTPVKQQLVANAYGGQLALNNSIDASKPKPVLGVDLSAKAIGLGDFLQDGWGSRWITGTTELGLNLQSQGATVGAMRSSASGEANYKLKDGEVQGISLVDLVRKASALAGGSKAQAAQSGEATGFSELVGRFLIQSGKLKVQDLGGNNPWFKFGGDGFIDVLAGQFDLKLAPTLLENPTTRNDKTLSKLIGLAIPVEISGPLTKPQFKVNLEDVLKEKARAELRDKVDEKKDELKDKLNDKLTDFFRKQQQPKSEPQQQPKTTPQPAQQQQQ, translated from the coding sequence ATGAGTTCCGTTCCATTTGCGCTGCTGGGATTGTGCATGAGCCCGTTTCTGAAAAAGCTTCTTTTTGTCCTGCTCGCGCTGGTTGTGCTCCTGGGTGGAGCGCTGGCGGTTGTGGCGTTCACCTTTGATCCCAACGATTACAAGGACGATATCCAGGCGCAGGTCAAAAAACACACCGGGCGCGATCTGACCCTCAGCGGCCCGCTGGAACTCAGCGTTTTCCCCTGGCTGGGGGTTGAGGCCAACGCCCTGGCCCTGTCCAATGCTGCCGGTTTTGATGACCCCGAGTTCGCCCGCATCGAACATCTGGAGGCGCGGTTGCGTCTGCTCCCGCTGCTCAAGGGGCAGGTCGAGCTGGGTAAGATCGCTCTGCATGGGCTGGTGCTCAATCTGCAGCGCAAGGCAGATGGGTCCAGCAACTGGGATGACCTGGCGGGCGCAGATGAAGCCGAGCCGACCGAGCCGGATGATCCGGTTGAGGTGCGTGGCGAGGTGGATGTGCAGGATTTGAGCATCGCCGGGCTTGAACTGTTCGATGCACGCCTGCAGTGGCGTGACGGGGATCAGGTCACCGTGGTCGAGGGGCTGAATCTGGAAACAGGCCCGATCAGGCTGGGCGAGCCATCGACGCTGGCCTTGTCGGTGATGCTGACGCTGGCCGACAAGACCCAACTCGAACTCAAGGCACAAACGGACTGGCAGTTTGAGCTGGACGGCCCGTTTGCACGTGTCGACCAGTTCAGCGCCACCGCCAGTGCGCGCGGAGATGCCGTGCCCGGTGGCGAACAGCAGATCGCATTGGCGCTGAGCGCCGCGTACAACGGCAAAACGCAGACGGCTGCGGTGTCCGACGGCGAGCTGCGTTTTGTGGATCAGCTGGTCACATTCAGCGCCCAGCTTGATGAGCTGTCATCAGCGCAGAAGGCCAAGTTTGATCTCAAGGGTTCAAATGTGGATGTGCGGCGCATGGCCAAGGCCTTGGACGTCGCGCTGCCGGAGGAATCAGGGCACTGGCCGAACCTGAACTTTGCCCTGCAGGCGGATGCTTCGCTGGGCAACGATCGGGTCGAGGCGACCACGCTGGACATCGGCTTTGGCGAGCTCAAGCTCACCGCCAAGGCGGCGCTGGCCAGCATCGCCAACCAGACCGGCAGTGGCAGCATCAGCCTGAAGCCGCTGGACCTGCACGCCTATCTGGCTGCGTTGGGCTATCCCGTCGGTGCTCCCAAGTCGGCCGGCCCGACCCGTTTGGACATGACCTACGCCATCGCGCCGGATCGTATTTCGATTGAAAAGATCAGCGGTCAACTGGCTGGCGAAGCACTCTCTGGCAAGGCATCCGTAGCCCAGTTCGACAAGCCTCAGCTGCGCGCCAACCTTGATCTTGCGGGCCTCACGGTGAGCGACTGGGTTGGCGGTGAGGACGCAAGCGAAAAGGACTCCGGCGCGTCGTCGTCCTCGGCCGGGGATCTCAACAGCATGGAAGTGCCGATGGACTGGGCGCGTGATCTGAACCTGACCGCGCGTGTGCAGATCAGTCGGCTCAACGCCTACGGTGTGAAATTCCGCGATGTGCGGTGGACTGCGGATGCGCGCCCGGGCACGCCGGTCAAGCAGCAGCTGGTGGCCAATGCCTATGGTGGGCAGCTCGCGCTCAACAACAGTATTGACGCATCCAAGCCCAAGCCCGTACTCGGTGTGGATCTGTCGGCCAAGGCCATCGGCTTGGGTGATTTCCTGCAGGATGGCTGGGGCAGCCGCTGGATTACCGGGACCACCGAGCTGGGTCTGAATCTGCAATCGCAGGGCGCCACCGTGGGTGCCATGCGTTCAAGCGCCAGCGGTGAGGCCAACTACAAGCTCAAGGATGGCGAGGTGCAGGGCATCAGCCTGGTTGATCTGGTGCGCAAAGCCAGTGCCCTGGCCGGCGGCAGCAAGGCCCAGGCGGCGCAAAGTGGTGAGGCCACCGGATTCAGCGAACTGGTCGGGCGCTTTTTGATCCAGTCCGGCAAGCTCAAGGTGCAGGATCTGGGCGGCAACAACCCCTGGTTCAAGTTCGGCGGTGACGGTTTCATCGACGTGCTGGCCGGTCAATTTGACCTCAAGCTCGCGCCGACCCTGCTGGAGAACCCCACCACCCGCAATGACAAGACCCTGTCCAAGCTGATCGGGCTGGCGATTCCGGTCGAAATCAGCGGGCCTTTGACCAAGCCTCAGTTCAAAGTCAATCTTGAAGATGTGCTTAAAGAGAAGGCGCGGGCGGAGTTGCGGGACAAAGTGGACGAGAAGAAAGACGAGTTGAAAGACAAGCTCAACGACAAGCTCACGGACTTTTTCCGCAAACAGCAGCAGCCCAAGAGTGAGCCGCAGCAGCAGCCCAAAACCACCCCGCAACCCGCGCAGCAGCAACAGCAATAA
- a CDS encoding SRPBCC family protein, with translation MASRLEHLEVTHVGKRYQVVMHAVMQTSADRAYAVFTDYARLVQINPAIIQAVPIDGALAPAQRVHTQVRVCVMGICRVFDQVQDMYKEPPQHLRAEVIPEMSNLKFGRASWRIWDEGEEARLIFEAVVEPDFWVPPIIGPWLIERKLASEAVHTAEGIERLANAR, from the coding sequence ATGGCATCACGTCTCGAGCATCTCGAGGTGACGCACGTGGGCAAGCGCTATCAGGTGGTCATGCATGCGGTGATGCAGACCTCAGCAGACAGGGCTTACGCGGTGTTCACGGATTACGCGCGCCTGGTGCAGATCAATCCGGCAATCATCCAGGCCGTGCCGATTGATGGCGCGCTGGCGCCGGCCCAGCGGGTCCACACTCAGGTGCGGGTGTGCGTGATGGGTATCTGTCGCGTCTTCGATCAGGTTCAGGACATGTACAAGGAGCCTCCGCAGCATCTGCGCGCCGAAGTGATTCCGGAAATGAGCAACCTGAAATTTGGCCGGGCTTCGTGGCGTATCTGGGATGAAGGTGAGGAGGCGCGGCTGATCTTTGAGGCTGTGGTGGAGCCGGATTTCTGGGTGCCTCCGATCATTGGTCCGTGGCTGATCGAGCGCAAACTGGCCAGCGAGGCCGTACACACCGCCGAAGGTATAGAGCGTCTGGCCAATGCACGCTGA
- the mutY gene encoding A/G-specific adenine glycosylase has protein sequence MHAEHWAARVLAWFDVNGRHDLPWQNPRSPYRVWVSEIMLQQTTVSAVMPYFQAFMARLPDVQALARCDQDELMSLWSGLGYYARARNLHRAARMLVDDFDGVFPQDVETLQQLPGIGRSTAGAIAAQAFGQRAAILDGNVKRVLARHAGVEGWPGQSAVLKRLWAVAEARLPDTRQADYAQAMMDLGATLCVRRNPGCAECPVDADCQARAQGKTATIPAPKPRKARPVREEKFLIVRDAQDRILLQRRPPSGIWGGLWSLPEYSDHADDVSQLSSLGPALRHEFSHFSLWLEPVSAQLASNRLAERDGHDWHTVEAALSLGLPQPVRRLIETYCA, from the coding sequence ATGCACGCTGAGCACTGGGCAGCACGGGTGCTCGCCTGGTTCGATGTAAATGGGCGTCACGATCTGCCGTGGCAAAACCCGCGCAGCCCCTACCGTGTGTGGGTTTCGGAGATCATGCTTCAACAGACCACGGTGAGCGCGGTCATGCCTTACTTCCAGGCCTTCATGGCGCGCCTGCCCGATGTTCAGGCGCTGGCGCGGTGTGATCAGGATGAGCTGATGAGCCTGTGGTCCGGGTTGGGCTATTACGCCCGCGCACGCAACCTGCACCGCGCGGCGCGCATGCTGGTGGACGATTTTGACGGGGTGTTTCCCCAGGACGTTGAAACGTTGCAGCAACTGCCCGGGATCGGGCGTTCCACGGCTGGCGCAATTGCCGCGCAGGCATTCGGGCAGCGCGCGGCGATACTCGATGGCAACGTCAAGCGGGTGCTGGCGCGGCATGCCGGGGTCGAGGGCTGGCCCGGTCAGAGCGCGGTACTCAAGCGCTTGTGGGCGGTGGCTGAGGCGCGCCTGCCAGACACGCGTCAGGCGGACTACGCGCAAGCCATGATGGACCTGGGGGCGACGCTTTGCGTGCGCCGCAACCCAGGTTGTGCAGAGTGCCCGGTGGATGCGGATTGCCAGGCTCGCGCGCAGGGAAAGACCGCCACCATTCCTGCGCCCAAGCCGCGCAAGGCGCGCCCGGTTCGGGAAGAGAAATTTCTCATTGTGCGTGATGCGCAGGATCGTATCCTGCTGCAGCGGCGGCCACCCAGCGGCATCTGGGGCGGGCTGTGGTCGCTGCCGGAATACAGCGACCACGCGGACGACGTGAGCCAGCTCAGCAGTTTGGGCCCGGCATTGCGTCATGAGTTCAGCCATTTTTCCCTGTGGCTGGAGCCGGTCAGTGCGCAGCTGGCATCTAACCGGCTGGCTGAGCGCGACGGCCACGACTGGCATACTGTAGAGGCGGCGCTGTCTCTGGGGCTGCCGCAACCTGTACGACGACTGATAGAGACTTATTGCGCATGA
- a CDS encoding oxidative damage protection protein — protein MSRIVKCIKLGIPSEGLDRPPYPGDLGQRIFEQVSKAAWQEWLAHQTRLINEYRLVLADPKARSFLAEEMEKYFFGGGELAQTSYTPPSE, from the coding sequence ATGAGCCGCATCGTGAAGTGCATCAAACTGGGCATTCCTTCCGAAGGGCTGGATCGTCCGCCGTACCCGGGTGATCTCGGGCAACGCATTTTCGAGCAGGTGTCCAAGGCGGCCTGGCAGGAATGGCTGGCCCATCAGACGCGCTTGATCAACGAATACCGGCTGGTTCTGGCCGATCCCAAAGCGCGCAGCTTCCTGGCCGAGGAAATGGAAAAGTATTTCTTCGGTGGCGGTGAGCTCGCCCAGACCAGCTACACGCCGCCTTCGGAATAG
- a CDS encoding DUF3817 domain-containing protein: protein MLVAFRAISISEGLSYLTILAVTLGLISREFVYVIGMTHGVLFMLYLVASLLVSSQRGWSLVTWLGLLVAAIVPFAFVLVEWFLRRAQAQNSSAEATG from the coding sequence ATGCTTGTCGCATTTCGCGCCATCAGCATCAGCGAAGGCTTGTCTTACCTCACTATTCTGGCCGTGACGCTGGGCCTGATCAGTCGCGAGTTCGTCTATGTGATCGGCATGACGCACGGTGTGTTGTTCATGCTCTATCTGGTGGCTTCGCTGCTGGTGTCCAGTCAGCGTGGATGGTCGCTTGTGACTTGGCTGGGATTGCTGGTCGCAGCCATCGTGCCGTTTGCCTTTGTGCTGGTGGAGTGGTTTTTGCGGCGCGCACAGGCACAGAACAGTTCGGCTGAAGCGACGGGTTAG
- the purU gene encoding formyltetrahydrofolate deformylase encodes MSRTQHFVLCFRCPDKPGIIAAVSSFLFEQGCDIRDAAQYGDPDTCNFFVRIQLAAPAELDCAELDARIQPLVQSQQLDYTLHDMQRRMRTLIAVSRQGHCLNDLLHRWHCGLLHTDIAGVVSNHEDFRRLTEWYGLPFHYLPMNDGGKARQEQKLLELIEKDNVDLLVLARYMQVLSEDLCEKLQGACINIHHSFLPSFKGAKPYHRAHERGVKLIGATAHFVTPDLDEGPIIEQDVVRVNHTHSAEDMVNMGREVEARVLANAVGWYVEHRIMLNGQKTIVFP; translated from the coding sequence ATGTCGCGCACCCAGCATTTCGTTTTGTGTTTTCGCTGCCCGGACAAGCCCGGCATCATCGCCGCCGTTTCCTCGTTTCTGTTTGAGCAAGGCTGCGACATCCGTGATGCGGCGCAGTACGGCGACCCGGACACCTGCAACTTTTTTGTCCGCATCCAGCTGGCGGCGCCCGCCGAACTCGATTGCGCCGAACTGGATGCACGCATCCAGCCATTAGTGCAAAGCCAGCAACTGGACTACACCCTGCACGACATGCAACGGCGGATGCGCACCCTGATTGCAGTGTCACGCCAGGGCCACTGTCTGAACGATTTGTTGCACCGCTGGCATTGTGGCCTGCTGCACACCGACATCGCTGGCGTCGTGTCCAATCATGAGGACTTCCGCCGCCTGACCGAATGGTACGGCTTGCCCTTTCACTACCTGCCCATGAATGACGGTGGCAAAGCGCGGCAAGAGCAGAAGCTTCTGGAGCTGATCGAGAAGGACAATGTCGACCTGCTGGTGCTGGCGCGCTACATGCAAGTGCTATCGGAGGACCTGTGCGAAAAGCTGCAAGGGGCTTGCATCAATATCCATCACTCCTTCCTGCCCAGCTTCAAAGGCGCCAAGCCTTACCACCGCGCCCACGAGCGCGGCGTCAAGCTGATCGGCGCCACCGCGCACTTCGTCACCCCCGATCTGGACGAAGGTCCGATCATTGAGCAAGACGTGGTGCGGGTAAACCACACCCACTCCGCCGAAGATATGGTGAATATGGGCCGTGAGGTGGAAGCCCGCGTGCTGGCCAATGCGGTGGGCTGGTATGTGGAACACCGCATCATGCTCAATGGACAGAAAACCATCGTGTTTCCTTAG
- a CDS encoding bactofilin family protein: MSAENNQAASNPYPQPSQTAMRRDGASIGPKTHIKGDLHAEEDLLIEGKITGMVVLKSNQLAVGSQGRIVGTAFANVVVVDGTIEGDIYASERIAIKKSARIQGAVMAPRVSLEDGAHLRGSVEMDPDAIKEAVQAKFGDVLQPAKPEVKPSAPVAAAPRPVAVERKDEPAKTAVGDKDANKPDSAAAAK; encoded by the coding sequence ATGTCAGCGGAAAACAATCAGGCAGCAAGCAACCCGTATCCTCAACCGTCGCAGACGGCCATGCGCCGGGATGGCGCCTCCATTGGCCCTAAGACGCATATCAAAGGTGATTTGCACGCCGAGGAAGACTTGCTGATCGAAGGCAAGATCACGGGCATGGTTGTGCTTAAAAGCAACCAGCTGGCGGTGGGCTCGCAAGGGCGGATCGTGGGTACCGCGTTTGCCAATGTTGTGGTCGTCGATGGCACGATTGAGGGCGACATCTACGCTTCAGAGCGCATCGCGATCAAGAAAAGCGCACGCATTCAGGGTGCTGTGATGGCGCCGAGAGTGTCGCTGGAGGATGGCGCTCATTTGCGTGGTTCGGTTGAGATGGATCCGGACGCGATCAAGGAAGCCGTGCAGGCTAAGTTTGGCGACGTGTTGCAGCCCGCCAAGCCCGAGGTCAAACCCTCAGCGCCGGTGGCTGCGGCTCCGCGCCCGGTTGCGGTAGAGCGCAAGGATGAGCCTGCCAAGACCGCTGTTGGCGACAAAGACGCGAACAAACCCGACTCGGCCGCTGCCGCCAAGTAA
- a CDS encoding efflux RND transporter periplasmic adaptor subunit translates to MSAVQAQAVVEYVTPELATVGQELALTGTVTTARDAALSTQLQGLVADVQVDAGDRVENDQTLLTLDATLAALSLQREAAALEEARTRLAEARRLRDEAQPLAERGSLPQSEYATRRAEADLAAAALARLKAQHAEQAEIVARHQVRAPFDGVIRRRLVAPGEWVTPGQAVLELVALDDLRVDVQVPQQRYRELQTTQAASVLIDALPGQSLNGRIDARVEALDAQARSFLVRVAIDASPDTVVPGMSARVRFALPGAEQAVVIPRDALLRFPDGSSMVWVLDEKNSVRRQPVTLGAQRGERVVVLEGLTADDRVIVRGNETLRSGQAVQARVFAP, encoded by the coding sequence GTGAGCGCCGTTCAGGCGCAAGCTGTGGTCGAGTATGTGACGCCGGAGCTGGCCACTGTCGGGCAGGAGTTGGCATTGACCGGCACCGTGACAACGGCACGTGATGCCGCACTGTCCACCCAGTTGCAGGGCCTGGTGGCTGATGTCCAGGTTGATGCCGGTGACCGGGTTGAGAACGATCAAACACTCCTGACCCTGGACGCGACCCTGGCTGCATTGAGCCTGCAACGTGAGGCGGCGGCGTTGGAAGAGGCCCGAACCCGCCTGGCTGAGGCACGCAGACTGCGCGACGAAGCGCAGCCGCTGGCTGAACGCGGCAGCTTGCCGCAATCTGAGTATGCCACGCGTCGTGCAGAGGCCGACCTGGCCGCGGCGGCCCTGGCGCGGCTCAAGGCACAGCATGCCGAGCAAGCAGAGATTGTCGCTCGCCATCAAGTCAGAGCGCCGTTTGATGGCGTCATCCGGCGGCGTCTGGTGGCGCCGGGTGAGTGGGTCACGCCTGGACAGGCAGTGCTTGAGCTGGTGGCGTTGGATGACTTGCGGGTTGATGTGCAAGTTCCTCAACAGCGCTATCGCGAATTGCAGACAACACAGGCGGCCAGCGTGCTGATTGATGCCTTGCCGGGGCAGTCTCTGAACGGGCGCATTGACGCCCGGGTTGAGGCTCTTGACGCTCAGGCGCGTAGTTTTCTGGTGCGGGTCGCGATCGATGCGTCGCCCGATACGGTCGTACCCGGCATGTCGGCCCGCGTGCGTTTTGCATTGCCGGGGGCTGAGCAGGCGGTGGTCATACCGCGGGACGCATTGCTGCGGTTTCCTGATGGTTCCAGCATGGTATGGGTGCTGGACGAGAAGAACTCAGTGCGGCGCCAGCCTGTGACTTTAGGTGCGCAACGTGGTGAACGCGTGGTAGTGCTTGAGGGTTTGACAGCAGATGATCGGGTGATCGTCCGAGGCAACGAAACGCTGCGTTCGGGGCAGGCAGTCCAGGCGCGAGTGTTCGCGCCATGA